The following coding sequences are from one Musa acuminata AAA Group cultivar baxijiao chromosome BXJ2-4, Cavendish_Baxijiao_AAA, whole genome shotgun sequence window:
- the LOC135582810 gene encoding GCN5-related N-acetyltransferase 7, chloroplastic-like isoform X1, with the protein MALFSSAAAPPSARRPTGPLLSFLLPSLRCSLNPSARISSALRREAPAKSLFLSSEVRYLRKRRGSPRGDVRTAASHLCEQERPAFDRSFLSVGEAMSDDELWAAIRLRVRTFYNFNESYGIEDYKASVAKREFEGLKDRVAGKTMGFRKASCINATLPVSAYGGSIDELCSICKFSKKKGDRVVVGTLDINWCLQMPDELTGKRPEGLGADLTRAYLSNVCVAKELQRNGLGYALIGESKTVAHSWGITDLYVHVAVDNEAAQKLYNKSGFIYESEEPAWRARFLGRPRRYLLWTDLGKLS; encoded by the exons ATGGCGCTGTTCTCCTCGGCCGCCGCTCCCCCGTCGGCACGACGCCCCACCGGCCCgctcctctccttcctcctcccgaGCCTAAGGTGCTCGCTGAACCCTAGCGCTCGTATCTCTTCTGCCCTCCGAAGAGAAGCGCCGGCAAAATCCCTGTTCTTGTCGTCGGAGGTTCGATACCTTCGGAAGCGACGTGGCTCCCCTCGCGGCGACGTCCGAACCGCCGCCTCCCACCTTTGCGAGCAAGAAAGGCCGGCCTTTGACAGGAGTTTCCTCTCCGTGGGGGAAGCCATGTCGGATGACGAGCTCTGGGCCGCCATCCGCCTCCGGGTTCGCACCTTCTACAATTTCAACGAGTCCTACGGTATCGAG GATTATAAGGCATCTGTGGCCAAAAGGGAGTTCGAAGGTCTGAAAGATCGCGTTGCTGGGAAAACCATGGGATTTAGAAAAGCTTCTTGCATCAATGCTACTCTGCCAGTATCAGCATATGGAGGCTCCATAGATGAACTCTGCTCTATATGTAAg TTTTCAAAAAAGAAAGGAGACCGAGTAGTTGTTGGAACCTTAGATATCAATTGGTGCCTTCAAATGCCTGATGAATTGACAGGAAAGCGACCTGAG GGGCTTGGAGCCGACCTCACAAGGGCATATTTAAGTAATGTATGTGTTGCCAAGGAGTTGCAAAGAAATGGCTTGGGCTATGCATTAATTGGAGAATCTAAAACAGTTGCTCACTCTTGGG GCATAACTGATCTATATGTTCATGTTGCGGTTGACAATGAAGCAGCACAAAAATTGTACAATAAGAGTGGTTTTATTTATGAAAGCGAAGAGCCTGCTTGGCGAGCTAGATTTCTTGGCAGGCCTCGGCGATACTTGCTTTGGACTGATTTAGGTAAATTAAGTTAG
- the LOC135582810 gene encoding GCN5-related N-acetyltransferase 7, chloroplastic-like isoform X2: MALFSSAAAPPSARRPTGPLLSFLLPSLRCSLNPSARISSALRREAPAKSLFLSSEVRYLRKRRGSPRGDVRTAASHLCEQERPAFDRSFLSVGEAMSDDELWAAIRLRVRTFYNFNESYGIEDYKASVAKREFEGLKDRVAGKTMGFRKASCINATLPVSAYGGSIDELCSICKFSKKKGDRVVVGTLDINWCLQMPDELTGKRPEGLGADLTRAYLSNVCVAKELQRNGLGYALIGESKTVAHSWGDCLYYVHN, translated from the exons ATGGCGCTGTTCTCCTCGGCCGCCGCTCCCCCGTCGGCACGACGCCCCACCGGCCCgctcctctccttcctcctcccgaGCCTAAGGTGCTCGCTGAACCCTAGCGCTCGTATCTCTTCTGCCCTCCGAAGAGAAGCGCCGGCAAAATCCCTGTTCTTGTCGTCGGAGGTTCGATACCTTCGGAAGCGACGTGGCTCCCCTCGCGGCGACGTCCGAACCGCCGCCTCCCACCTTTGCGAGCAAGAAAGGCCGGCCTTTGACAGGAGTTTCCTCTCCGTGGGGGAAGCCATGTCGGATGACGAGCTCTGGGCCGCCATCCGCCTCCGGGTTCGCACCTTCTACAATTTCAACGAGTCCTACGGTATCGAG GATTATAAGGCATCTGTGGCCAAAAGGGAGTTCGAAGGTCTGAAAGATCGCGTTGCTGGGAAAACCATGGGATTTAGAAAAGCTTCTTGCATCAATGCTACTCTGCCAGTATCAGCATATGGAGGCTCCATAGATGAACTCTGCTCTATATGTAAg TTTTCAAAAAAGAAAGGAGACCGAGTAGTTGTTGGAACCTTAGATATCAATTGGTGCCTTCAAATGCCTGATGAATTGACAGGAAAGCGACCTGAG GGGCTTGGAGCCGACCTCACAAGGGCATATTTAAGTAATGTATGTGTTGCCAAGGAGTTGCAAAGAAATGGCTTGGGCTATGCATTAATTGGAGAATCTAAAACAGTTGCTCACTCTTGGGGTGATTGTCTCTACTATGT GCATAACTGA
- the LOC135582810 gene encoding GCN5-related N-acetyltransferase 7, chloroplastic-like isoform X3, translating to MALFSSAAAPPSARRPTGPLLSFLLPSLRCSLNPSARISSALRREAPAKSLFLSSEVRYLRKRRGSPRGDVRTAASHLCEQERPAFDRSFLSVGEAMSDDELWAAIRLRVRTFYNFNESYGIEDYKASVAKREFEGLKDRVAGKTMGFRKASCINATLPVSAYGGSIDELCSICKFSKKKGDRVVVGTLDINWCLQMPDELTGKRPEA from the exons ATGGCGCTGTTCTCCTCGGCCGCCGCTCCCCCGTCGGCACGACGCCCCACCGGCCCgctcctctccttcctcctcccgaGCCTAAGGTGCTCGCTGAACCCTAGCGCTCGTATCTCTTCTGCCCTCCGAAGAGAAGCGCCGGCAAAATCCCTGTTCTTGTCGTCGGAGGTTCGATACCTTCGGAAGCGACGTGGCTCCCCTCGCGGCGACGTCCGAACCGCCGCCTCCCACCTTTGCGAGCAAGAAAGGCCGGCCTTTGACAGGAGTTTCCTCTCCGTGGGGGAAGCCATGTCGGATGACGAGCTCTGGGCCGCCATCCGCCTCCGGGTTCGCACCTTCTACAATTTCAACGAGTCCTACGGTATCGAG GATTATAAGGCATCTGTGGCCAAAAGGGAGTTCGAAGGTCTGAAAGATCGCGTTGCTGGGAAAACCATGGGATTTAGAAAAGCTTCTTGCATCAATGCTACTCTGCCAGTATCAGCATATGGAGGCTCCATAGATGAACTCTGCTCTATATGTAAg TTTTCAAAAAAGAAAGGAGACCGAGTAGTTGTTGGAACCTTAGATATCAATTGGTGCCTTCAAATGCCTGATGAATTGACAGGAAAGCGACCTGAG GCATAA